Proteins found in one Magnolia sinica isolate HGM2019 chromosome 5, MsV1, whole genome shotgun sequence genomic segment:
- the LOC131245141 gene encoding small ribosomal subunit protein mL104 (rPPR9), whose amino-acid sequence MKLCKIPPSISHYHLQRLLRYFSSSSSPSTSPLSPLSNPISLHHHLSFLRNFSSLPQTPPSEIAQSIATQLLKPEPENPSLPLQQRLSLHFSHVDFNPLLILQTLNLSSDAGRNVLSLHRYLSQDRPDVKLDDSSLRYFVEHLGRNKDFKAIDEFLTENRGVAGPECFRAAVNRLVRAGRPTQVIAFFDRMEKDYGFVRNRESLFVVVSALCEHGFASHAERFVKQVADEIFPDEAICDALVRGWCVDEKYDEARRLVGEITRGGFELGTSAYNALLDCVCKLCRKKDPFRVMFEAEKVLVEMETVGVPRDVGTFNVLISNLCKIRKTEDAVKLFDRMGEWGCSPDAETFILLTRSLYQAARIAEGDEMIDRMKSAGFGKALDKKIYYGFVKILCGIERIDHALKVFVKMKKDGCTPGIKTYDLLMGKLCAHGRVDRANALFHEAEKKGVPVTPKPYKVDPRFAKKPKVKKEKPQRETLPMKMARKRRKLRKLRLSFVKKPKRGMRMRY is encoded by the coding sequence ATGAAACTCTGCAAAATCCCACCTTCGATCTCTCATTACCACCTCCAAAGGCTCCTCCgctacttctcttcttcttcttctccttctacttctcctctctctcctctctccaacCCCATATCTCTCCATCACCATCTCTCCTTCCTTAGAAACTTCTCTTCTCTCCCCCAAACCCCACCCTCCGAAATAGCCCAATCCATCGCCACTCAACtcctcaaacccgaacccgaaaaCCCCTCTCTCCCCCTCCAACAGcgcctctctctccatttctcccACGTCGATTTCAATCCCCTCTTAATCCTCCAAACCCTCAATCTCTCCTCTGACGCCGGCCGTAACGTTCTCTCCCTCCACCGCTACCTTTCCCAAGACCGTCCTGATGTCAAACTCGATGACTCATCTCTTAGGTATTTCGTCGAACACCTTGGCCGCAACAAGGATTTTAAGGCCATTGATGAGTTCCTTACTGAAAATCGTGGCGTCGCTGGGCCCGAATGCTTTAGAGCTGCTGTTAATCGCCTTGTGCGTGCTGGACGGCCCACACAAGTGATCGCCTTTTTTGATAGAATGGAGAAGGACTATGGCTTTGTCCGCAACCGCGAGTCActgtttgttgttgtttctgCGCTCTGCGAACATGGGTTTGCTTCCCATGCCGAGCGGTTTGTCAAACAGGTGGCAGACGAGATTTTCCCTGATGAGGCTATCTGTGATGCCCTCGTTAGAGGGTGGTGCGTGGATGAGAAGTATGATGAGGCAAGGCGGCTGGTGGGTGAGATCACCCGTGGTGGGTTTGAGCTCGGGACGTCAGCATACAATGCACTGCTTGATTGTGTCTGTAAGCTATGTCGCAAAAAGGACCCTTTTCGGGTCATGTTTGAGGCAGAGAAGGTGCTTGTTGAAATGGAAACCGTGGGTGTCCCACGTGATGTTGGGACATTCAATGTTCTCATCTCCAATCTGTGCAAGATTCGGAAGACGGAGGATGCAGTGAAGCTGTTTGACAGAATGGGTGAGTGGGGTTGCTCGCCGGATGCTGAAACGTTCATTTTGCTCACGAGGAGTCTTTATCAGGCGGCGAGAATTGCTGAGGGGGATGAAATGATTGATCGGATGAAGTCCGCTGGGTTCGGGAAGGCTCTTGATAAGAAAATATACTATGGGTTTGTCAAAATTTTGTGTGGGATTGAGCGGATTGATCATGCGTtgaaggtgtttgtgaaaatgaagaaagatGGATGCACTCCAGGGATCAAGACTTATGATCTGTTGATGGGGAAGCTGTGTGCTCATGGGAGGGTTGACCGAGCAAATGCACTATTCCATGAGGCAGAGAAGAAAGGGGTGCCTGTTACGCCAAAACCGTATAAGGTTGATCCTAGATTTGCCAAGAAGCCTAAGGTCAAGAAGGAGAAGCCGCAGAGGGAAACATTGCCAATGAAGATGgcaagaaagaggagaaaacttAGAAAGCTTCGGTTGAGTTTCGTGAAGAAGCCGAAGCGAGGGATGAGGATGCGTTATTGA